A window of Hymenobacter aerilatus contains these coding sequences:
- a CDS encoding tetratricopeptide repeat protein translates to MKHFLLPCALLFAFLAATPAHAQRKSKSKGKTEAATTTITAASRVQPLFGGLSAAQAEQALGATYLSNIQKSFASRAEASEFFTTKGFEYLNEGQIDTATYRLNLAWVLNPKNPLPYRGLGVIASRQPTPDASIDLINQALALAPNDNQALSDLGSLYLIRYEQTKKKKDLTTSTDFLNKALAADSTNAAAWQQLARVYYIQEDYAKAWDAVHQGQKYSVASIDFNFISELIAKQPDPQGTFK, encoded by the coding sequence ATGAAACACTTTCTGCTTCCCTGCGCTTTGCTATTTGCTTTTTTGGCTGCTACCCCGGCGCATGCTCAGCGCAAATCCAAATCCAAGGGCAAAACTGAAGCGGCCACTACCACCATTACAGCGGCCAGCCGCGTGCAGCCACTATTTGGCGGACTATCGGCGGCGCAGGCCGAGCAGGCCCTGGGCGCTACCTACCTCAGCAATATTCAGAAGAGCTTTGCATCGCGGGCCGAAGCCAGTGAATTTTTCACTACCAAGGGTTTCGAGTATCTCAACGAAGGCCAGATTGATACGGCTACGTACCGCCTCAACCTAGCGTGGGTGCTCAACCCCAAGAACCCCCTACCTTACCGTGGCCTGGGTGTGATTGCCAGCCGACAGCCTACGCCCGATGCTTCCATCGACCTGATCAACCAGGCTCTGGCGCTGGCTCCCAACGACAACCAGGCCCTCAGCGACCTGGGCAGCCTTTACCTGATTCGGTACGAGCAAACCAAGAAGAAGAAAGACCTGACCACCAGCACCGACTTCCTCAACAAAGCCCTGGCCGCCGACTCTACCAACGCCGCCGCCTGGCAGCAGTTGGCCCGGGTATACTACATTCAGGAAGACTACGCCAAGGCTTGGGATGCTGTGCACCAGGGTCAGAAGTACAGCGTAGCCAGCATTGATTTCAACTTCATCAGCGAGTTGATAGCCAAACAGCCCGACCCGCAAGGCACGTTTAAATAG
- a CDS encoding alpha/beta fold hydrolase: MRLLRYGLPAAVAGLLLLLVAGEYAVARPSRRIRDVAYVPATDSAYRVGRQLLDVYTPRQRGPAPLPVVVFIHGGSWNSGSKNLYSFIGRRLAKQGVVAVVISYRLAPQVRVPQMADDCARAVVWTTQHVAAYGGDPQRVFVMGHSAGGGLAALLATKNELFTRWGLAHNPIRGAILDDPAGLDMLDYLQKMEYPGDEQYLVPFGNDPAVWRTTSAMYSVSASSPTFLLFVGGDTYPSIQNSSARFRERLQAVGQQPSYTVLPGKKHIPMVLQLYWQHNIIYQQLLKMVGAKAG; encoded by the coding sequence ATGCGCTTACTCCGTTATGGATTACCGGCTGCGGTGGCTGGCTTGCTCCTGCTACTGGTTGCTGGCGAGTACGCCGTAGCCCGACCGAGCCGCCGCATCCGCGACGTGGCCTACGTGCCGGCTACCGACTCGGCCTATCGGGTCGGTCGGCAGTTGCTGGATGTGTACACGCCCCGCCAGCGCGGCCCCGCACCCTTACCGGTGGTGGTGTTCATCCACGGCGGCAGCTGGAACAGCGGCAGTAAAAATCTATACTCCTTTATCGGGCGCCGACTAGCCAAACAGGGTGTAGTAGCCGTGGTTATCAGCTACCGGCTGGCCCCGCAGGTGCGCGTGCCGCAAATGGCCGACGACTGCGCCCGCGCCGTAGTCTGGACTACCCAGCACGTGGCCGCGTACGGTGGTGACCCACAGCGGGTGTTCGTAATGGGCCACTCGGCCGGCGGTGGGCTGGCGGCGCTACTTGCCACCAAAAACGAGCTGTTCACGCGCTGGGGGCTGGCCCACAACCCCATCCGTGGTGCCATCCTCGACGACCCCGCCGGGCTGGACATGCTCGACTACCTCCAAAAAATGGAATACCCCGGCGACGAGCAGTATCTGGTACCGTTTGGCAACGACCCCGCCGTGTGGCGCACTACCTCTGCCATGTACTCCGTGTCGGCTAGCAGTCCGACTTTCCTGCTGTTCGTGGGCGGCGACACGTATCCTTCTATCCAAAACAGTAGCGCCCGGTTTCGGGAGCGGCTGCAAGCAGTAGGGCAGCAGCCCAGCTACACGGTGCTACCCGGCAAGAAGCACATCCCGATGGTATTGCAGTTGTATTGGCAGCACAATATAATCTACCAGCAGTTGCTAAAGATGGTAGGAGCTAAAGCAGGGTAG
- a CDS encoding heavy-metal-associated domain-containing protein: protein MNTLKFKTTINCGGCVRAVTGPLNEEPEITSWQVDTDNPDKILTVQGDNVQPEQVIRAVQEAGFEIESMA from the coding sequence ATGAACACCCTGAAATTTAAGACTACTATCAACTGTGGCGGCTGCGTGCGCGCCGTTACTGGCCCGCTCAATGAAGAACCGGAAATTACCAGTTGGCAGGTGGATACCGACAACCCCGATAAAATCCTGACGGTGCAGGGCGACAACGTGCAGCCGGAGCAGGTAATCCGGGCTGTGCAGGAAGCTGGCTTCGAGATTGAGTCGATGGCGTAG
- a CDS encoding nicotinate phosphoribosyltransferase — translation MNPAPLSGLYAPSLSLLTDLYQLTMAYGYWQQGMQDREAVFHLYFRKPPFGGGYAVAAGLAYAVDWLKELHFSADDLAYLGSLRGSKGTALFDPKFLDYLRDLRFTCDVDAVAEGTVVFGNEPLVRVQGPLLQAQLVETALLTLVNFQTLIATKAARIREVAGSDQILEFGLRRAQGFDGGLSASRAAYLGGADGTSNVLAGQRFGIPVRGTHAHSWVMAFGDEETAFAAYAQAFPDDSVFLVDTYDTLEGVRHAINVARQMRAQGHELGGIRLDSGDLAYLSREARALLDEAGFTNTRIVASNDLEENLIISLKQQGARIDTWGVGTQLVTAYNQPALGGVYKLAALRKPDNSGWDYTVKLSEQIVKTSIPGILQVRRYENEKGQPRADMLYNIAEPLPESLTIVDPTDLTRRRPIRSTTFRELLEPIFRQGELVHQLPTLAESRARALQEVQSLDPSIRRFLNPHVYPVGLEATLHDYRTQLILEKRPQRPA, via the coding sequence ATGAATCCTGCTCCGCTATCCGGGCTCTATGCCCCCTCGCTTTCCCTCCTCACCGACCTCTACCAGCTCACCATGGCCTATGGCTATTGGCAGCAGGGTATGCAAGACCGCGAGGCGGTGTTTCATCTGTATTTCCGGAAGCCGCCGTTTGGGGGCGGCTATGCCGTGGCGGCGGGCCTGGCCTACGCCGTAGACTGGCTGAAGGAGCTGCACTTCTCGGCCGATGACCTGGCCTACCTGGGCAGCCTGCGCGGCAGTAAGGGCACGGCGCTGTTTGACCCCAAGTTTCTGGACTACCTGCGCGACTTGCGCTTTACTTGTGACGTAGACGCTGTGGCCGAGGGCACGGTGGTGTTTGGCAACGAGCCGCTGGTGCGCGTGCAGGGGCCGCTACTCCAGGCGCAGCTCGTCGAAACGGCCCTGCTCACGCTTGTCAATTTTCAAACACTGATTGCCACCAAGGCTGCCCGCATCCGGGAAGTAGCCGGCTCTGACCAGATTCTGGAATTTGGTCTGCGGCGGGCGCAAGGGTTTGATGGGGGCTTGTCGGCGAGCCGGGCGGCCTACCTGGGCGGGGCCGATGGCACCTCCAACGTACTGGCCGGGCAGCGGTTTGGCATTCCCGTGCGTGGCACCCACGCCCATAGTTGGGTAATGGCTTTCGGAGACGAGGAAACCGCCTTTGCGGCCTACGCGCAGGCTTTTCCCGACGATTCGGTGTTTCTAGTAGACACCTACGACACCTTGGAAGGCGTGCGCCATGCCATCAACGTGGCCCGGCAGATGCGGGCGCAGGGGCACGAGTTGGGCGGCATTCGCCTCGATTCTGGTGACCTAGCCTATCTTAGCCGCGAAGCACGCGCCCTACTCGACGAAGCCGGCTTCACCAACACCCGCATTGTGGCCAGCAACGACTTGGAGGAAAACCTCATCATCAGCCTCAAGCAGCAAGGCGCCCGCATTGATACTTGGGGGGTAGGCACGCAGCTCGTAACGGCTTACAATCAACCCGCTTTGGGAGGCGTGTATAAGCTGGCTGCCCTGCGCAAACCCGACAACTCGGGTTGGGACTACACCGTGAAGCTCTCGGAGCAAATTGTGAAGACCAGCATACCAGGTATTTTACAAGTGCGGCGCTACGAAAACGAGAAAGGCCAGCCCCGCGCCGATATGCTCTACAACATCGCCGAGCCCCTACCCGAGTCGCTGACCATTGTAGACCCTACTGACCTCACGCGCCGCCGACCTATCCGTTCCACCACGTTTCGGGAGCTACTGGAGCCTATTTTTCGGCAAGGCGAACTGGTGCACCAACTGCCTACCCTGGCCGAAAGCCGCGCCCGCGCCCTACAGGAAGTGCAAAGCCTCGACCCCAGCATCCGCCGCTTCCTGAACCCACACGTGTATCCCGTGGGCCTGGAGGCTACTCTGCACGACTACCGCACCCAACTGATCCTAGAAAAGCGTCCACAACGGCCAGCGTAA
- a CDS encoding DUF2652 domain-containing protein, whose product MGLLDDLRASRRAAGRRPTVAIAEADLCTPTLLCIPDISGFTRFIQESGSQLAPFLVADLLEILIEANMIGMQVSEIQGDAILFYRIGPPPPIRQMVEQCRRIFLDFQNYLRLVERDADSELGIALRGYELTLKIIVHYGPVSVAQIRQHTKLMGKEVIVVHRLLKNNVMGSEYMLFSDGYLRTQQPTDIAQSFNWTRLLRGSTAYEHLGRIRYRYAHLTPLRQFLATLDGSDSSSQSGVLKVRRAVRVPARYALRVIRNFRLRPSWMEKATGVHYDVTKAGRLGTSYKVDVGNGQIDFQTVQLFEEETERLEYVEKISHFRLFPNSLLFFFIEVIDEHSCLVTLEFQCGYVASPLRSVRIGQLRRMRRFLGRSILQLASLCERMYERR is encoded by the coding sequence ATGGGCCTACTGGATGATTTGCGCGCCTCCCGCCGGGCGGCGGGTCGCCGCCCAACGGTGGCTATTGCTGAAGCCGACCTTTGCACGCCGACCCTGTTGTGCATTCCCGATATCAGTGGTTTCACTCGCTTCATTCAGGAGTCGGGCAGCCAGCTGGCACCGTTCCTGGTGGCTGATCTGCTCGAAATCCTCATCGAAGCCAATATGATAGGGATGCAAGTGAGTGAGATTCAGGGAGATGCTATTCTGTTTTACCGGATAGGGCCACCACCGCCCATCCGGCAAATGGTAGAGCAGTGTCGCCGCATCTTCCTCGACTTTCAGAACTACCTGCGCCTGGTAGAGCGCGACGCCGACTCGGAGCTGGGTATTGCCCTGCGTGGGTACGAGCTCACGCTCAAGATTATAGTGCACTACGGCCCTGTGAGCGTGGCCCAGATTCGGCAGCACACCAAGCTGATGGGCAAAGAGGTGATTGTGGTGCATCGCCTGCTCAAAAACAACGTGATGGGTAGCGAGTACATGCTGTTCTCGGACGGCTACCTGCGCACCCAGCAGCCTACCGATATTGCGCAGAGCTTCAACTGGACGCGTTTGCTGCGAGGCTCTACGGCCTACGAGCATCTGGGTCGTATACGCTACCGCTACGCCCATCTCACGCCCCTGCGTCAGTTCCTGGCCACGCTCGATGGCAGCGACTCCAGTAGCCAGAGCGGCGTGCTGAAGGTGCGCCGGGCCGTGCGAGTGCCCGCCAGATATGCCTTGCGCGTGATTCGTAACTTCCGGCTGCGGCCCTCGTGGATGGAAAAGGCCACCGGCGTACACTACGACGTTACCAAAGCCGGCCGCCTGGGCACCAGCTACAAGGTGGACGTGGGCAATGGGCAGATTGATTTCCAGACAGTACAGCTGTTTGAGGAAGAAACCGAGCGGCTGGAGTATGTGGAGAAGATTTCGCATTTCCGCCTCTTTCCCAACTCGCTGCTTTTCTTCTTTATTGAAGTAATAGACGAGCATTCCTGCCTAGTCACGCTGGAGTTTCAGTGTGGCTACGTAGCCAGTCCCCTGCGCAGCGTACGCATTGGCCAGCTACGCCGGATGCGCCGCTTTCTGGGCCGCTCCATTCTTCAACTGGCCTCGCTCTGCGAGCGGATGTATGAGCGGCGGTAG